From a single Halodesulfovibrio marinisediminis DSM 17456 genomic region:
- a CDS encoding AzlD domain-containing protein — protein sequence MSNSTFWIVISVIGIATILQRGSFILTAERFKLSDKFSEILRFIPASVLAALIAPAIFYHEGMVASLHGKERLSASIFALLVAYKSRNIFFTILTGMGTLYLLQYFL from the coding sequence ATGAGCAATAGTACCTTCTGGATTGTTATCTCCGTCATCGGCATCGCAACCATCCTCCAGCGCGGCTCATTTATCCTTACAGCAGAACGATTCAAGCTGAGTGACAAATTCTCAGAGATTCTTAGATTTATTCCGGCCTCTGTTCTTGCTGCATTGATAGCCCCAGCAATTTTTTATCACGAAGGTATGGTTGCCTCACTACACGGAAAAGAGCGCCTGTCAGCCAGCATTTTCGCCCTACTGGTTGCCTACAAATCAAGAAATATTTTCTTCACTATCCTTACCGGAATGGGAACACTGTACCTGCTACAATATTTTTTATAG
- a CDS encoding rhodanese-like domain-containing protein: protein MKKEYQDLTVAEVREFMAKTRENEYQLVDVRFLDEYEEDHLAGAILLPVDEIEERISELSSTKDTIVYCLSGRRSVAASVFIGTHPDFKGKVYNMLGGYLEWDGHYIEDMPNLKVFDMEGSDADLLYQAMNLEKGAHKFYELVLEKFPNAPFTPVMEKLVKAEEAHAHMIYKFWEKLQDNPPSFEIVYEGLPGDILEGGLNFDELAAKLMQEGTECQNVIEMAITIEFSAYDLYRNMAHLYKDTEMEKHFLSLCQSEKEHMRIAADALHHCR from the coding sequence ATGAAAAAAGAATACCAAGACCTTACTGTCGCTGAAGTAAGGGAGTTTATGGCAAAAACAAGAGAAAATGAATATCAACTCGTGGATGTTCGTTTTCTCGATGAATATGAAGAAGATCACTTGGCCGGAGCGATTTTGTTGCCAGTCGATGAAATTGAAGAGCGAATTTCTGAGCTTTCTTCTACAAAAGATACGATCGTGTACTGTCTTTCCGGTAGGCGCTCTGTAGCAGCTTCTGTTTTTATCGGGACTCATCCTGATTTTAAAGGGAAGGTATACAATATGCTTGGCGGCTACCTCGAATGGGATGGGCATTACATTGAAGATATGCCTAATTTGAAAGTATTTGATATGGAAGGCTCTGACGCGGACTTATTGTATCAGGCCATGAATCTTGAGAAAGGTGCCCATAAGTTTTATGAGCTTGTATTGGAAAAATTTCCGAATGCTCCTTTTACTCCGGTGATGGAGAAGCTTGTTAAGGCGGAAGAAGCTCACGCCCATATGATTTATAAGTTCTGGGAAAAGCTTCAAGACAATCCGCCATCTTTTGAAATTGTTTATGAGGGACTCCCAGGCGATATCCTTGAAGGTGGGCTTAACTTTGATGAGCTTGCTGCTAAACTTATGCAGGAAGGTACAGAGTGTCAGAACGTAATTGAAATGGCGATTACAATCGAATTTTCTGCATACGATCTATATCGCAATATGGCTCACCTCTATAAAGACACTGAAATGGAAAAACATTTCCTTTCATTGTGTCAGTCTGAAAAAGAACATATGCGCATTGCAGCGGATGCCTTGCATCACTGTCGATAA